Proteins encoded together in one Zonotrichia leucophrys gambelii isolate GWCS_2022_RI chromosome 1, RI_Zleu_2.0, whole genome shotgun sequence window:
- the TBL1X gene encoding F-box-like/WD repeat-containing protein TBL1X — MSITSDEVNFLVYRYLQESGFSHSAFTFGIESHISQSNINGTLVPPAALISILQKGLQYVEAEISINEDGTVFDGRPIESLSLIDAVMPDVVQTRQQAFREKLAQQQASAAAAAAATAATAGATTTAVSQQNTPKNGEATVNGEENGAHAINNHSKPMEIDGDVEIPPNKATVLRGHESEVFICAWNPVSDLLASGSGDSTARIWNLNENSNSGSTQLVLRHCIREGGHDVPSNKDVTSLDWNSDGTLLATGSYDGFARIWTEDGNLASTLGQHKGPIFALKWNKKGNYILSAGVDKTTIIWDAHTGEAKQQFPFHSAPALDVDWQNNTTFASCSTDMCIHVCRLGCDRPVKTFQGHTNEVNAIKWDPSGMLLASCSDDMTLKIWSMKQDTCVHDLQAHSKEIYTIKWSPTGPGTSNPNSNIMLASASFDSTVRLWDVDRGVCIHTLTKHQEPVYSVAFSPDGKYLASGSFDKCVHIWNTQSGTLVHSYRGTGGIFEVCWNARGDKVGASASDGSVCVLDLRK; from the exons gTTTCTCCCACTCGGCCTTTACCTTCGGTATCGAGAGCCACATCAGCCAGTCCAACATCAACGGAACACTAGTGCCACCTGCTGCACTCATCTCCATCCTCCAGAAGGGGCTCCAGTATGTGGAGGCCGAGATCAGCATCAACGAA GATGGTACAGTATTTGATGGCAGGCCTATAGAGTCCCTGTCTCTGATAGACGCGGTGATGCCTGATGTCGTCCAGACGCGGCAGCAAGCGTTCCGAGAGAAGCTCGCGCAGCAGCAGGCCAGCGCCGCAGCAGCCGCGGCGGCCACGGCGGCCACAGCGGGAGCCACGACGACTGCTGTTTCCCAGCAGAACACACCAAAGAATGGAGAAGCCACTGTGAATGGAGAGGAGAATGGGGCACATGCAATAA ATAATCATTCAAAGCCAATGGAAATTGACGGGGATGTTGAAATTCCTCCTAACAAAGCAACAGTCCTTCGGGGCCATGAATCAGAAGTGTTCATCTGTGCCTGGAACCCTGTCAGTGACCTGCTAGCATCTGG ATCCGGAGACTCCACGGCCAGGATATGGAATCTCAACGAGAACAGCAACAGCGGCTCCACTCagctggttttgaggcactgcatAAGAGAGGGAGGACATGATGTCCCCAGCAATAAGGATGTGACTTCATTGGACTGGAAT AGTGATGGAACACTATTGGCTACAGGCTCATATGATGGTTTTGCAAGAATATGGACAGAAGATG GTAACCTTGCAAGCACCTTAGGTCAACATAAAGGTCCAATATTTGCCCTGAAATGGAACAAAAAGGGGAATTATATTTTAAGTGCTGGTGTTGATAAA ACAACAATAATTTGGGATGCTCACACAGGAGAAGCTAAACAGCAATTTCCTTTCCATTCAG ctcctgctctggatgTAGACTGGCAGAACAACACTACTTTTGCCTCCTGCAGTACTGACATGTGCATCCATGTGTGCAGACTTGGCTGTGATCGTCCCGTGAAAACCTTTCAAGGACACACA AACGAGGTGAATGCAATCAAATGGGACCCATCTGGCATGCTACTAGCATCTTGCTCTGATGACATGACATTAAAG ATATGGAGTATGAAGCAAGACACCTGTGTACACGATCTTCAGGCTCACAGCAAAGAGATTTACACTATCAAATGGAGCCCTACAGGACCAGGCACCAGCAACCCAAACTCCAACATCATGTTAGCAAG TGCTTCGTTTGATTCCACGGTTCGGCTGTGGGACGTTGACCGAGGCGTCTGCATCCACACATTAACAAAGCATCAAGAGCCTGTCTACAGTGTAGCTTTTAGTCCTGATGGAAAATATCTAGCCAGTGGATCCTTTGACAAATGTGTCCATATATGGAATACTCAG AGTGGAACTCTAGTCCATAGCTACAGAGGCACCGGGGGCATCTTTGAAGTCTGCTGGAATGCTAGAGGAGACAAAGTGGGAGCAAGCGCGTCAGACGGATCG GTTTGTGTTCTAGACCTGCGGAAGTAA